TCAATTTTGGTGCCAATATCTTCGCCCTGGATAATAACATGCGTTCTCCTCTCGACGTGGCTGCCAGCAGGAACCAATACGAATGTGTCAGGATCCTCGACATTGCCGCTACTGAGCAGAACCTCAAGAATCCCAAGAGAGTCTCTCAGCTCAAGACCCAGGCTCGGCACGATGCAGAAAAGCAAATCCAGGAATGCGAGCGGCGTCAGGAGAAACACGAACACGAAATGGCCAGGAATTTCAGCAAAGGATCCATGCATTCAAAGAGGGGGACAGCCACAAGGACAAAAGTCTCCAGTTTCTTTGCATCCACTTCACTGGGCACACTGCCCAACAAGCTGAAAGACACCTTCAAGCTAAGGCTGAAAAGGAAAGAGGAGAATCTCGATGGTCAAGAAGCAAATGCCCAAGAGGGAGGCACCCCAGCCGGACGAACCGCCGTGATGGATGTGTTCAACGAAGAAGACGAGGAAGACCTGACCAAGGACTTCCAAAGGAAAAACGGCATTTCTGACGATGACGACGAGCTGGGCCAAAGGTCCATCTTCCACCGGCCGGGTCTTGGCAACATTGTCTTTAAAAACAACTTGCCCACCATGGGCAAAAACTTTGACGCGACGATGCTCGAGAAAGAAGGCATCGGCTTCAAAATGCCCAATGAGCTGCTTCAGTTCAAAGAGCCCGAAGATGACGGTGGTGACGCAGATGCGGAGAACAATCCGGAAGAGTCTTGGATTGAAGAGGATATCGGGTGGGATGACGGGAAAGTGGAGACCACCCCCCTGGAGGTGTTTTTGGCGTCCCAGAACCTGAACGAACTCCTTCCCATCTTGATAAGGGAAAACATTGATTTAGAGGCCCTGGTGCTTTGTTCGGATGAAGACCTGCGGAGCATTCAGATGCAGCTAGGGCCAAGGAAGAAAATCCTTCATGCAGTTGACAGAAGAATGCAGGCTCTGGCAAACCCGGGCAAGGCTGCAGATACGCAGTTATAAACCATGAAGTTCCTGTCTTGCAATAGCCCCACCAAAACCGCTGCAGGGTGCAGCTGTTGCAATGTGACTGCACCATGCAGGGTGTTAGATCAGGAATGAGGAACCAGTAACCATTCATCTGTTGGACTCCCTTCAGCATGGCCAGTgcgttgcagtccagcaacaattTGAAGGGACACAGCTTCCTCATTCAATGTGTTTAGATTCTAGAGTAGACAGCAGGGGATTTGAGCTTTTTGAAGCCACAGTGCAACTTAACAGGTTCAACTGCGGTCTGCAGGGTGATTGTTTAGTGGCTCAGATACATGCATAGGACTGGTTCCTACAAGGGGACAGAGTACCGCCACTTCCGTGATCAGAATGGCAAATAAGTTTTCTACAGGTGATCTTTATATGGAAAAGCGTCGCGTGAAGAGACAGGAGCAGAAGGAGGTCATGCATGCGAATGAACcccatattattattgttaatatttttattcattaaatttctatactccccttcatccgaggatcagcgggtggtttacaacacaaaaacacaaagctACATAGGcgagtaacaaacaaaaacaatacccgcacccagtttaaaaggttgtagattgtttaattagccaaaggcctgggagaagaggaatgtttgtGGTACAagttccagagtggtttaacaatcaatctttcttccaaGGGAAAtcagggaattgtagccctgtgagaggaatgggggtgggtgtgtgggtgggtgtgtctcctaacagctcttaaCAGATTACActccccataattctttgggggaagccatgatggtttcaagtggtatgatactgttttaaatgtctaATGCAGACTATTCTGATGTGAATGTGTTTGTTAACAGGCACATCTATGTAGTCTCCAAATCCTAGTGATGAAACTCTAAAATGACACCATCCATGCAACCTCTAAAATAATTTCAGTTCACAGAGAGAGGGTAAAGGTAGGTTGATTGATGTATGCTGGCAGGTTTCAGGTTATTTGCTTCTTTGAGCAAATGCCCACGGCTTCCCTAGGGAAgcccattttaaaacaaagcaaaaatatatCTTCCCAGTACAGGAAAATGAGATGtcattccatgtgacagccactGTAATAACCAGCCTTTGTTCTCACGCAGTATATTTAAGATGGTGAAACCACCGCTGATTTCTATCAGGCAAATAAAATTGGAAGTTACAAAGCTGCCTTTGGTCTGTCCAGTTGGTCTGTTTACTCCGATGCCATCAGCACTCGGAGGTCTCAAGTGTTGCTCTGATTAttgcggagggagggaggcttaaTGAAATCTACAGATCTCCTCCATgcccaggaatccccaaactgcggccctccagatgttttggcctacaactcccatgatccctagctaacaggaccagtagtcggggaagatgggaattgtagtccaaaacatctggagggccaaagtttggggatgcctgtccatgACACTTCTAATTTTTAGTCATAACTTCCAAAAACataggcaggggtggaggaaggggggcagtggaggcaggctgccccgggtgtcagcactgagggggtgacaaaatggcgggcggcactcaccgcggggcctgcagtgcgcccgagccacacatctctcctgggagtgacgtggtggcttgggctcCCGCGGGCTCtgcactgccccaaacagtccgcccacCGCctgcccctcagctgtagggcagctgagtgggaggaggcaggcagactccttggaggccccgcggAGCATCCTGTCCTGGCTTGCCCCTGCTCCTGGGCCCAGGGCATGTCCACTGCCCATGGAGCCTGgtcggcttgctccaccgctgaaCACAGGCCCCCACTGCCCCTGTTTAATTCAAACACTGGACGTGAGTGGCAAAGGATTGATGTTCTGGTCCAAGT
The Zootoca vivipara chromosome 14, rZooViv1.1, whole genome shotgun sequence DNA segment above includes these coding regions:
- the ANKS4B gene encoding ankyrin repeat and SAM domain-containing protein 4B, with the protein product MSTRYHQAAADGNLDLLREATKKDLNTSDADGMTPTLLVAYHGNLEAMEIICRRGGNPDKCDIWGNTPLHHAAANGHVHCITFLINFGANIFALDNNMRSPLDVAASRNQYECVRILDIAATEQNLKNPKRVSQLKTQARHDAEKQIQECERRQEKHEHEMARNFSKGSMHSKRGTATRTKVSSFFASTSLGTLPNKLKDTFKLRLKRKEENLDGQEANAQEGGTPAGRTAVMDVFNEEDEEDLTKDFQRKNGISDDDDELGQRSIFHRPGLGNIVFKNNLPTMGKNFDATMLEKEGIGFKMPNELLQFKEPEDDGGDADAENNPEESWIEEDIGWDDGKVETTPLEVFLASQNLNELLPILIRENIDLEALVLCSDEDLRSIQMQLGPRKKILHAVDRRMQALANPGKAADTQL